The following nucleotide sequence is from Aneurinibacillus soli.
GAAGCACGTACAGAGCGTAACCCGCTCCGTGAAAAAGAGCTGCTCAGACAAGCAATCACCCCACTGCTTGCTACATACCAGCATACATGGAAGATGGATAACGCGGCAGCGGCCCTTATGACCGGAGACTCGCTCCCGGAGCCAGAAGACGAAACGGAGTGGCTAATGGAAATATACGATGAAATGATGAATACTGATACCGAAGAGGAATGGGAACAACTCATCGGGCGTTTTATGCCTCGTTCCGATAAGGAGGCGTAAAACATAAAATTGAACCGGTTCTTTCACACAACAACCATTTTACTTCTGCTTGCCACAGCCGGACTAACCGGCTGCTCGTCAGAGTCCGCTTCTAAAAGTCAGGACGAACATACAACGCATGACACCGGGCATGTCGCAGGAGATCTGATCGAGGAAACATCCGGTGCGAACAAGCTCCCCTCATTCCTTTCCAACATGGACCCACAGATTGCCCAGGTATATCAAGCAGTTGGTTACAACTATCAAACGGTTGAACATATGGCCTGCTACTGCGGCTGCGGCGAGAGCGTTGGCCACAAAAGCAACCGTGACTGCTTCATTCAGGAGATAAAGCCAAGCGGAGCCATCGTATGGAACTCACACGGAGCAACTTGCAATAACTGTCTTGAGATTGCTGCCGAATCGATCCTTATGAAATCCGAAGGCAAAAATCTGCGCGAGATTCGCACACATATCGATAATAAATACAAAGAAGGGTATGGTAAACCTACACCTACTCCTCTTCCAAACGAATCCAGTCTATAAATAAGAGCCGTTCCCAGGAAAGGGGTCGGCTCTTTCGTTTAGTATAACAACGATTTGCTGTACTTTTTTCCCTGCCAGCTTTCACGGCGCACAAGTTCACGATCAATCGCTGTAAGTATCTCCCACTTATTACGACTCCACAGCGGACCAATCAACAGATCGGGTGGACCATCGCCAGTCAACCGGTGAATGATCATATCCGGCGGCAGCATCTCTAATGTATCCACAATCAAACGCACATACTGATCCTGCTCCAGGAATTCAAGTAGTCCTGCTTCATACTGCTTCACCATCGGAGTTTTGCGCAACAGATGGAGCAGATGTAGTTTCACACCCTGCACATCCATATTCGCTACAGCACGCGCCGTTTCAAGCATCATCTCTTCCGTCTCACCCGGCAGACCGTAAATAATGTGGGAGCAGACACGAATGTTGTGCTTACGCAGCTTTTCCACAGCTTCATAATAGCACGCCGTATCATGCGCACGGTTAATCAACTCCGACGTTGATTCATGAATCGTCTGCAAACCAAGCTCTACCCATAAATATGTTTTCTGATTCAATTCCGCAAGCAGCTCAACTACATCATCTGGCAGACAGTCTGGACGAGTCGCAATCGAGAGTCCGACTACATCCTCTTGTTCGAGAATGGTCTCATAGCATTCTCTGAGCACCTCAACCGGCGCATACGTGTTGCTGTACGCCTGGAAATACCCGATGTATTTCGCATCCGGCCATTTACGGTGCTGCCGATTTTTCACTTCATTGAATTGTGTCACCAGATCATCCCGCCGCCAGCCCGCGAAGTCACCGGAACCACGTGCACTACAGAACGTGCACCCGCCTGTCGTGATTGATCCGTCACGGTTCGGACAGGTAAAGCCTGCGTCTAGCATCACTTTAAATACTTTCGTACCAAACGTCTTGCGCAAATAGCTATTTAATGTATGATACCGTTTATCGCCCCAGAGAAGTGGAGCGTTTGTATCCTGCATGCTGTTCATTTATACTCTCCTCCTCCATTCAGTATAGCAGTATCGGTTACTTCATCCAATCGGCAAACAACGCCAGAATGCCCGCAGCAATAAGCGGGCCAACCGGAACTCCACGGAACAGTGCCACTCCGACGATCGTGCCAGCCAAAAGCCCCGTCACAATGTGCGGTTCAGACGTTAGTAGTCCGGTACCCCGTCCACCGAGATACGCGACAAAAATCCCTACTGCTACGGCTGCAATTCCAATCATACTCTGGCTTGTAAGCCAGAGATCTGCCAATGTAATTTTACCAAGCACAACCGGCGCCAGTACGCCCATCGTCAGCACCGTAATCCCGATCTTTAAGCCATATTGATTGGTCCAGGTCAGCAAAGAACCGGACGGCACAGCTTTCAAAATTATTAGCACCACGGCTGCGACCCATACTGTTGCGTTCTTCGATAAAAAACCAAGCAGCGCAACCACACCGAGGATGATGTATGCATCCATCCCCCCATCTCCCTTCTCTCCGATGTAT
It contains:
- a CDS encoding PCYCGC motif-containing (lipo)protein, with the protein product MKLNRFFHTTTILLLLATAGLTGCSSESASKSQDEHTTHDTGHVAGDLIEETSGANKLPSFLSNMDPQIAQVYQAVGYNYQTVEHMACYCGCGESVGHKSNRDCFIQEIKPSGAIVWNSHGATCNNCLEIAAESILMKSEGKNLREIRTHIDNKYKEGYGKPTPTPLPNESSL
- a CDS encoding TIGR01212 family radical SAM protein (This family includes YhcC from E. coli K-12, an uncharacterized radical SAM protein.), which encodes MQDTNAPLLWGDKRYHTLNSYLRKTFGTKVFKVMLDAGFTCPNRDGSITTGGCTFCSARGSGDFAGWRRDDLVTQFNEVKNRQHRKWPDAKYIGYFQAYSNTYAPVEVLRECYETILEQEDVVGLSIATRPDCLPDDVVELLAELNQKTYLWVELGLQTIHESTSELINRAHDTACYYEAVEKLRKHNIRVCSHIIYGLPGETEEMMLETARAVANMDVQGVKLHLLHLLRKTPMVKQYEAGLLEFLEQDQYVRLIVDTLEMLPPDMIIHRLTGDGPPDLLIGPLWSRNKWEILTAIDRELVRRESWQGKKYSKSLLY
- a CDS encoding DUF441 domain-containing protein, whose amino-acid sequence is MDAYIILGVVALLGFLSKNATVWVAAVVLIILKAVPSGSLLTWTNQYGLKIGITVLTMGVLAPVVLGKITLADLWLTSQSMIGIAAVAVGIFVAYLGGRGTGLLTSEPHIVTGLLAGTIVGVALFRGVPVGPLIAAGILALFADWMK